One Periophthalmus magnuspinnatus isolate fPerMag1 chromosome 15, fPerMag1.2.pri, whole genome shotgun sequence genomic window carries:
- the LOC117382196 gene encoding hyaluronan-binding protein 2-like, with product MKLRLLLLCVLLALLFVSCEMKKKKKDKKNGHGHAHGHHHHRGRHGKGRFEAITNDEFFKVTGDAEGDDDDDEDHSSDWLYDLQEPEGLCDSNPCRNNGVCEEKEKGKRKFKCTCPKPFKGKICERGPKRCKKGRCGRGECVVTSTPPYFECKCKEPFKPPNCVQYSVCDPNPCKNEGKCVRDGNDFECICAKGFRGQYCEVGPDDCYTGDGESYRGNVSETDDGHECLYWNSHFLLDSGTDPFNSNEDENGLGPHNFCRNPDGSQMPWCFYRKGHKLLWDYCDVRHCDDPTDEPPTSKPTDQPDPTQPAPPSPKPTEPVPPPPGPTEPGPPALTTTPDDDLTVAPATTPATAPATTPAPTNATNTTDAQFKTCGQAQPKKPITRIYAGLKVAPGALPWQVSIQVRPQNSNLSFRHLCGGILIDSCWVLTAGHCIHQNRDMQVVLGTQDLASEEPNEQVIAVEEAIRHENYNEKPYAVYNDIGLLRLRGQNGHCAKESQFVRTACIPDAPLPDGTECTISGWGATENSTGSEHLLEAQVLLINQEKCSKPTVYGNVLDEGMLCAGHLQGGVDSCQGDSGGPLTCVENNAHVVYGVVSWGDQCGKKNKPGVYTRVSHYKDWINSKISPPPK from the exons ATGAAGCTGAGACTCCTGCTGCTGTGTGTACTACTGGCGTTGCTCTTTGTCTCATGTGAG atgaagaagaaaaaaaaagacaaaaagaacgGTCACGGTCACGCTCATgggcatcatcatcatcgtggAAGACACGGCAAAGGACGGTTTGAGGCGATCACAAATG ATGAATTCTTCAAGGTAACAGGTGACGCTGAAGgcgatgatgacgatgatgaagaCCACAGCAGCGACTGGCTTTATGACCTCCAGGAACCAGAag GTCTCTGCGACTCCAACCCTTGTCGTAACAATggagtttgtgaagaaaaagagaaaggcaAGAGGAAGTTCAAATGTACCTGCCCAAAACCGTTTAAGGGCAAGATATGTGAAAGAG GTCCAAAACGCTGTAAAAAAGGCAGATGTGGCCGTGGAGAGTGTGTGGTGACCTCTACACCTCCATATTTTGAGTGCAAATGCAAAGAGCCTTTCAAGCCTCCAAACTGTGTCCAGT ATTCTGTTTGCGACCCTAACCCGTGCAAAAATGAAGGGAAGTGTGTCAGAGATGGCAATGACTTCGAGTGCATCTGTGCCAAAGGGTTCCGTGGACAATACTGCGAAGTCG GTCCAGATGACTGCTACACTGGGGATGGGGAGTCCTACAGGGGGAATGTGAGTGAGACGGACGACGGTCACGAGTGTCTATACTGGAACTCTCACTTCCTCCTGGACTCTGGCACCGACCCCTTCAACTCCAATGAGGACGAGAATGGACTGGGCCCCCACAATTTCTGCAG AAATCCAGATGGTTCTCAGATGCCATGGTGCTTCTACCGGAAAGGTCACAAACTGTTGTGGGACTACTGTGACGTGAGACACTGTGACGACCCAACAG acGAACCACCTACGTCTAAACCCACAGACCAGCCTGATCCGACCCAGCCCGCCCCTCCCTCCCCTAAGCCAACAGAACCAGTGCCCCCCCCTCCAGGTCCCACTGAGCCTGGGCCACCTGCCCTCACCACCACCCCCGATGACGACCTTACTGTGGCCCCTGCCACTACCCCTGCCACTGCCCCTGCCACTACCCCTGCCCCCACTAATGCCACCAACACCACTGACGCACAGTTCAAGACATGCGGACAGGCACAGCCCAAAAAACCCATCACTCGTATTTATGCGGGTCTTAAAGTTGCTCCTGGTGCCCTGCCCTGGCAAGTGTCGATACAAGTAAGGCCACAGAACTCCAACTTGTCCTTCAGACACCTCTGCGGAGGAATCCTCATCGATAGCTGCTGGGTGCTGACCGCTGGACACTGTAT TCACCAAAATCGGGATATGCAGGTGGTTTTGGGAACCCAGGATCTTGCCTCAGAAGAACCCAATGAACAGGTGATAGCTGTGGAGGAGGCCATTCGGCATGAAAACTACAATGAGAAACCATATGCTGTTTACAATGACATAG GTCTGCTGCGCCTGAGAGGTCAAAATGGACACTGTGCTAAAGAGTCTCAGTTTGTGAGGACGGCCTGTATCCCAGACGCCCCACTGCCTGATGGGACAGAGTGCACAATTTCAGGATGGGGGGCCACTGAGAACT CCACAGGCTCAGAGCACCTGCTCGAGGCCCAAGTGCTGCTGATCAACCAAGAAAAATGCTCCAAACCTACCGTCTATGGCAACGTCCTGGACGAGGGCATGCTGTGTGCGGGACACCTGCAGGGAGGGGTGGACTCTTGCCAG GGTGACTCTGGTGGTCCTTTGACCTGTGTAGAGAACAACGCTCATGTGGTTTATGGGGTGGTCTCCTGGGGCGACCAATGTGGCAAGAAGAACAAGCCTGGGGTCTACACTCGTGTCTCACACTATAAGGACTGGATAAATTCTAAGATTTCTCCTCCACCAAAATAA
- the LOC117382197 gene encoding probable E3 ubiquitin-protein ligase TRIML1 gives MGSEALEKQQEDLKKRQEAVKYRLRKLSARQSEITKQSSSIRESIILKYQEMRDVLDEDLRTTLSHLEMEERAAVSALDGFMETNCSLIQEIEQELDRLTLAMEQIQLQPQTMSFFSNTELEDIEDRVLETLTLTDPSHVTLDQAKSEQIQNLTHNLLQLIQSQTPLIKKLLHSYSTEVHLNPDSAHPKLRLSSGGDSVSYSDTWQDIPDHPTRFDSTLYVLSTQAFSYGRHYIELDVSGKSYWELGVTYPTIPRKGPSEACWLGRGEESWCMEYFDGEYTAWHGGIPHQLPVLKRYSHIGVLCSFPAGQVMFLEVGKMTPLFSFCVGTFTDSLHLALCPGHDHNGTNTKPIVICNAPSPTSDL, from the exons ATGGGCTCA GAAGCTTTGGAGAAGCAGCAAGAAGACCTCAAAAAGCGACAGGAAGCAGTGAAATACAGGCTGAGGAAACTGTCTGCTCGCCAGTCTGAGATCACA AAACAGTCTTCCTCCATCAGAGAGAGTATCATACTGAAGTACCAGGAGATGCGTGATGTTCTGGATGAGGATTTGAGGACCACCCTGTCTCATTTGGAGATGGAGGAGCGAgctgctgtctctgctctggacggcttcatggagacaaactgctCTCTGATCCAGGAGATAGAACAGGAGCTGGACAGACTCACGCTCGCAATGGAACAAATACAACTGCAGCCTCAAACTATG tccttctttagtaACACCGAGCTGGAGGACATAGAGGATAG AGTATTGGAGACCCTGACCCTCACCGACCCCAGCCATGTGACTCTGGACCAGGCCAAATCGGAGCAGATCcagaatctaacccacaacctgctGCAGCTCATCCAGTCACAGACGCCTCTTATCAAGAAGCTACTGCACAGCT ACTCCACTGAGGTCCATCTGAACCCTGACTCCGCCCATCCCAAACTCCGCCTCTCTTCTGGTGGGGACAGTGTGAGCTACAGTGACACCTGGCAGGACATCCCGGACCACCCCACCCGCTTCGACTCCACCCTTTATGTCCTTAGCACCCAGGCCTTCAGCTATGGACGCCATTACATTGAACTGGACGTTAGCGGGAAGTCTTACTGGGAACTGGGTGTCACGTACCCCACCATACCGCGTAAAGGTCCCAGTGAGGCGTGCTGGttggggaggggggaggagtctTGGTGTATGGAGTACTTTGATGGAGAGTACACAGCGTGGCATGGGGGTATACCACATCAGCTGCCTGTTCTTAAACGCTATAGTCATATTGGGGTACTCTGCAGTTTCCCTGCGGGACAAGTCATGTTTTTGGAGGTGGGTAAGATGacccccctcttctccttctgtGTTGGGACGTTCACTGATAGTCTACATTTGGCCCTATGTCCTGGGCACGACCACAATGGGACCAATACTAAGCCTATAGTAATCTGTAATGCACCATCTCCCACCAGTGACCTATGA